Proteins from a single region of Geothrix sp. PMB-07:
- a CDS encoding menaquinone biosynthesis decarboxylase produces MSRDFQTFLKQLEAAGEIHRVTAEVDPNLEMGVIADRVSKQPGGGKGLVFEKPTGKTMPVAMNVFGSLKRMEMALGVDKEPRGLDAIADRIEKLVQEAMPKPGTGFFEKLAKLPVLAEVSNWMPKTVRKGICQEIVLKGDQVKLKDLPVLTTWPEDGGPFITLGMSHTRNKQTGHRNVGLYRLQVFDDRTLGFHTQLHHDGARNRHGYDQGERMPVAVSFGGDPALTYAATAPLPPFLSEVMFAGFLRGEGIEMVQCVTNDLEVPADSEIVIEGYVNPGELRREGPFGDHTGYYSLADDYPVLHVEAITMRKNPVFPATIVGRPPQEDAYLGLATERIFLPLLRMVLPEIRDMHLPAAGAFHNLVILSMKKEYPGHAQKVMNAIWGTGQIMFTKGIVVVDEDIDPHDLNEVLFRLTSNVDPKRDMLFTEGPLDVLDHAADRFAFGSKVGIDATRKNRPWDGYAREWPRDLVFPEDIQAKVARRWKEYGL; encoded by the coding sequence ATGAGCCGTGATTTCCAGACCTTCCTGAAACAGCTTGAAGCCGCAGGCGAGATCCACCGCGTGACCGCTGAGGTGGATCCCAACCTCGAGATGGGCGTCATTGCCGACCGCGTGTCCAAGCAGCCTGGCGGTGGGAAGGGCTTGGTGTTCGAGAAACCAACGGGCAAAACCATGCCCGTGGCCATGAACGTGTTCGGCAGCCTCAAGCGCATGGAGATGGCCCTGGGTGTGGACAAGGAACCCCGTGGCCTGGATGCCATCGCCGACCGCATCGAGAAGCTCGTGCAGGAGGCCATGCCCAAGCCCGGCACGGGCTTCTTCGAGAAGCTGGCCAAGCTCCCCGTGCTGGCCGAGGTCAGCAACTGGATGCCCAAGACGGTACGCAAGGGTATCTGCCAGGAAATCGTCCTGAAGGGCGACCAGGTGAAGCTCAAGGACCTGCCGGTGCTCACCACCTGGCCCGAGGACGGCGGCCCCTTCATCACCCTCGGGATGAGCCACACCCGCAACAAGCAGACGGGCCATCGCAACGTGGGCCTCTACCGGCTGCAGGTCTTCGATGACCGTACGCTCGGTTTCCATACACAGCTGCACCACGATGGTGCCCGCAACCGCCACGGCTACGACCAGGGCGAGCGCATGCCCGTGGCCGTGAGCTTCGGCGGCGACCCGGCGCTCACCTACGCCGCCACGGCGCCCCTGCCGCCCTTCCTCAGCGAGGTGATGTTCGCGGGCTTCCTGCGCGGCGAAGGCATCGAGATGGTCCAGTGCGTCACCAACGATCTGGAGGTTCCGGCCGACAGCGAGATCGTCATCGAGGGCTACGTCAATCCCGGCGAGCTGCGCCGCGAGGGCCCCTTCGGCGACCACACGGGTTACTACTCCTTGGCGGATGACTATCCCGTGCTGCATGTGGAAGCCATCACCATGCGGAAGAACCCGGTGTTCCCGGCCACCATCGTGGGCCGCCCGCCCCAGGAGGACGCCTACCTGGGTCTGGCCACCGAGCGCATCTTCCTGCCGCTGCTGCGCATGGTGCTGCCCGAGATTCGGGACATGCACCTGCCCGCCGCCGGCGCCTTCCACAACCTGGTGATCCTCTCGATGAAGAAGGAATACCCGGGTCACGCACAGAAGGTGATGAACGCCATCTGGGGCACGGGCCAGATCATGTTCACCAAGGGCATCGTGGTGGTGGACGAGGACATTGATCCGCACGACCTGAACGAGGTGCTCTTCCGCCTCACCAGCAACGTGGATCCCAAGCGAGACATGCTCTTCACGGAAGGGCCGCTGGACGTGCTGGATCATGCTGCCGACCGCTTCGCCTTCGGCAGCAAGGTGGGCATCGATGCCACGCGCAAGAACCGCCCCTGGGACGGCTACGCGCGCGAGTGGCCGCGCGACCTCGTGTTCCCGGAAGACATCCAGGCGAAGGTCGCACGGCGCTGGAAGGAATATGGCCTCTAG
- a CDS encoding phosphatase PAP2 family protein translates to MRRMLISGLLLLPSGLTGFAQTPPAIAQPAASPEWVSFLGPFPAVESDEGKADLAILLWHQRTRTPADIQRAASEVKLTLEAYATASGRSLNPTQFPKTAALIDKVGKDTKAVTDSLKKHFQRPRPYLTDGRVQPAIERETSPSYPSGHATRGVIFGIILGELAPERREALLVAGRQVGVDRVIGGVHYPSDIEAGQRLAFRLAAAWLADPQNRAAVDAVRVAEWSQPAKP, encoded by the coding sequence ATGCGACGCATGCTGATCAGTGGTTTGCTCCTCCTTCCGTCGGGCCTGACGGGTTTCGCTCAGACGCCACCCGCCATCGCGCAGCCAGCGGCATCGCCGGAGTGGGTCAGTTTCCTGGGCCCTTTTCCCGCCGTGGAGTCCGATGAGGGCAAGGCCGACCTCGCGATCCTTCTTTGGCATCAGCGCACCCGCACACCTGCTGACATTCAGCGCGCCGCCTCGGAAGTGAAGCTGACCCTGGAAGCCTACGCCACTGCATCGGGCCGATCCCTGAACCCCACTCAGTTTCCGAAGACTGCGGCCCTGATCGACAAGGTGGGCAAGGACACCAAGGCTGTCACCGATAGCCTGAAGAAGCATTTCCAGCGGCCCCGTCCCTACCTCACAGATGGTCGCGTGCAGCCCGCCATCGAGCGTGAGACCAGCCCCTCCTACCCCAGCGGCCATGCCACCCGCGGGGTGATCTTCGGCATCATCCTTGGGGAATTGGCACCAGAGCGGCGCGAGGCCCTGCTGGTGGCGGGGCGGCAGGTGGGTGTGGATCGGGTGATCGGCGGTGTCCACTACCCTTCTGACATTGAAGCAGGTCAGCGTCTGGCCTTCCGTCTTGCCGCCGCCTGGCTGGCGGACCCCCAGAACCGAGCTGCGGTGGATGCGGTGCGCGTCGCTGAATGGTCCCAGCCCGCGAAACCTTGA
- a CDS encoding outer membrane beta-barrel protein: MPLHRGLYLVPLALAGLSLVAGEDSEKAPKHKRCDAFGLSIQVDQPLRDLQDSLDHRTGYGLGLQWTHDHGDYHASRTRFEWNTFPEGHPVGPSGATTYAKNLTLSFDHLFRLNEGPTGMYLVGGLGGVRWSLDQHTPAASSSLTTTKLAVTAGVGLQVNRQFTVEGRYVFSGIQTTFDSNTAQISAAWRF; the protein is encoded by the coding sequence ATGCCCCTCCACCGCGGTCTGTACCTGGTCCCCCTGGCTCTGGCGGGCCTTTCCCTCGTCGCCGGAGAGGATTCCGAAAAGGCCCCGAAGCACAAACGCTGTGATGCCTTCGGGCTCAGCATCCAGGTGGACCAACCCCTGCGCGACCTGCAGGACAGCCTCGACCACCGAACCGGCTATGGCCTGGGCCTGCAGTGGACCCATGATCACGGCGACTACCACGCCAGCCGCACCCGCTTCGAGTGGAACACCTTCCCCGAGGGGCATCCTGTGGGCCCCAGCGGCGCCACCACGTATGCCAAGAACCTCACGCTCAGCTTCGACCACCTGTTCCGCCTGAACGAAGGCCCCACGGGAATGTACCTGGTGGGCGGCCTGGGCGGTGTGCGCTGGAGCCTCGACCAGCACACACCCGCCGCTTCCTCGAGCCTCACCACGACCAAACTGGCTGTGACGGCGGGCGTGGGCCTGCAGGTCAATCGCCAGTTCACCGTGGAAGGCCGCTATGTCTTCAGCGGCATCCAAACGACCTTCGACTCGAACACCGCGCAGATCAGCGCGGCCTGGCGTTTCTAG
- a CDS encoding outer membrane beta-barrel protein, whose amino-acid sequence MKTSFFATLTLLTATASLQAEAPRYGVQGLANIPLGDLKTYVDSKPGPGFGIHGTFDMGEGHMLRPRLDYSVFPEASFTTVKQNASSFSLGGDYLYFIAEKPEGLYVTLGLSAVRWSFEHKDAAIDTTTHTTKVGLAAGVGYQWNATLGTEVRWLRSNVASNFKADALQGGVTVRF is encoded by the coding sequence ATGAAGACTTCATTCTTTGCCACGCTGACGCTGCTGACGGCCACCGCATCCCTGCAGGCCGAGGCACCTCGCTATGGTGTGCAAGGCCTGGCGAACATCCCCCTGGGCGACCTCAAGACCTACGTGGACAGCAAGCCCGGGCCCGGCTTCGGCATCCATGGCACCTTCGACATGGGTGAGGGGCACATGCTCCGCCCGCGGCTCGATTACAGCGTCTTCCCCGAGGCCTCCTTCACCACTGTGAAGCAGAATGCCTCCAGCTTCAGCCTCGGCGGCGACTACCTCTACTTCATTGCGGAAAAGCCCGAGGGCCTCTACGTCACCCTGGGGCTTTCGGCCGTGCGCTGGTCCTTCGAGCACAAGGATGCCGCCATCGACACCACCACCCACACCACCAAGGTGGGCCTGGCCGCTGGTGTGGGCTACCAATGGAATGCCACCCTGGGCACCGAGGTTCGCTGGCTGCGCTCCAATGTGGCCAGCAACTTCAAGGCAGATGCCCTTCAGGGCGGAGTCACTGTTCGCTTCTGA
- the trmD gene encoding tRNA (guanosine(37)-N1)-methyltransferase TrmD, translated as MRIDALTLFPEFFEAARLGITGRAFRELGHTLETHSYRPFAGNTFGHVDDAPFGGGPGMVLRPDVLRDALASVPRTGLGRVIHFTPAAPPLTHAKVMELAQLDQLILVCTRYEGLDQRAVEHLVDEEFSIGEAVLSGGELPALFLIDAVCRWLPGVLGNEASAEQDSFATGLLDHPHYTRPASFEGLDVPAVLQGGDHGAIRLWRLREAMARTRRLRPDLWNVYLRDRLADLDRPAQWCAWQVEHPQDWERPKPKGWKGWKRQ; from the coding sequence ATGCGCATCGACGCCCTCACGTTGTTTCCGGAATTCTTCGAGGCCGCCCGTCTGGGCATCACGGGTCGCGCCTTCCGGGAACTGGGCCATACCTTGGAAACCCACAGCTACCGCCCCTTCGCGGGCAACACCTTCGGGCATGTGGACGATGCCCCCTTCGGCGGTGGCCCGGGCATGGTGCTGCGGCCCGATGTGCTGCGAGACGCCCTGGCCTCCGTCCCCCGGACAGGCCTGGGCCGGGTCATCCACTTCACCCCGGCGGCGCCCCCACTCACCCATGCGAAGGTGATGGAACTGGCCCAGCTCGATCAACTCATCCTGGTCTGCACCCGGTACGAAGGGCTCGATCAACGGGCCGTGGAGCACCTGGTCGATGAGGAGTTCAGCATCGGCGAGGCCGTGCTCAGCGGTGGGGAGCTGCCGGCCCTCTTCCTCATCGATGCGGTCTGCCGCTGGCTCCCTGGGGTACTGGGCAACGAGGCCTCCGCCGAGCAGGACAGCTTCGCCACCGGCCTGCTGGATCATCCTCACTACACGCGACCCGCCTCCTTCGAGGGCCTGGACGTGCCGGCGGTCCTCCAGGGTGGCGATCACGGGGCCATCCGCCTCTGGCGCCTCCGCGAGGCCATGGCCCGCACCCGGCGCTTGCGGCCCGACCTCTGGAACGTCTACTTGCGTGACCGCCTGGCCGACCTGGACCGCCCGGCCCAATGGTGCGCCTGGCAGGTGGAACACCCCCAGGATTGGGAACGGCCCAAGCCCAAGGGCTGGAAGGGGTGGAAACGCCAATGA
- a CDS encoding mechanosensitive ion channel family protein — protein sequence MSAPRRLAAWVLLGVLLVAAAFVLPRVTDHPAAQRTADVILWSLVAYGAIRVISFLLLDPLLSHRQTATPGFARDLLVVALYLVAAGGILRHALQVSLGQLLGTGAIAAAVVGLSLQEVLGNLFAGISLHLDPAFREGDWLEITGNLRGGPGRETLIGQVEAMTWRTVQLRTENGDTDIFPNRVMAQAVVTNLYVPSGLHRRTAKVIVEPRPDLHVALEKLSRALAGLPHHSHHRPEVVVHSSDMGGAVLEMRFWALGFRHGRQATFQATRLAATVLSREGFRFMGPHGPTPLPPVDEPVPGPTLMGELIQNLGLPSHWMEDLRPHLRLRPVAPGEAVIREGDPGNSLFAVHRGTLQVVHPEERLEPYTGIYWKAVADLGPGQWFGEASLLTGAPRNATVVALTEAAILELPKEAFDHSLRREPELLEQLIDLMDRRERETTAAVPPKEGRRNQWTRQIRAWFGLD from the coding sequence GTGAGCGCTCCGCGCCGCCTGGCCGCCTGGGTGCTGCTGGGCGTGCTGTTGGTGGCAGCTGCTTTCGTATTGCCCCGAGTGACGGATCACCCTGCCGCGCAGCGGACTGCGGATGTGATCCTCTGGTCCCTGGTGGCCTATGGCGCCATCCGCGTCATCTCCTTTCTGCTGCTCGATCCGCTCCTGAGCCATCGCCAGACCGCCACGCCCGGCTTCGCCCGGGATCTCCTGGTGGTGGCGCTCTACCTGGTGGCCGCAGGCGGCATCCTGCGCCATGCCCTGCAGGTGAGCCTGGGCCAGCTGCTGGGCACCGGCGCCATCGCGGCGGCAGTGGTGGGCCTCAGCCTTCAGGAGGTGCTGGGCAACCTCTTCGCGGGCATCTCCCTGCATCTCGATCCAGCTTTTCGGGAAGGGGACTGGCTGGAGATCACGGGCAACCTGCGGGGTGGCCCAGGCCGAGAAACCCTCATCGGACAGGTGGAGGCCATGACCTGGCGCACGGTGCAGCTGCGCACCGAGAACGGCGACACGGACATCTTCCCGAACCGCGTCATGGCCCAGGCCGTGGTGACCAACCTCTATGTGCCCTCCGGCCTGCACCGCCGAACGGCCAAAGTGATCGTCGAACCCAGGCCCGACCTGCATGTGGCCCTTGAAAAGCTCAGCCGGGCCCTGGCCGGGTTGCCCCATCATTCCCACCACCGCCCTGAAGTGGTGGTGCACAGCAGTGACATGGGCGGCGCCGTATTGGAGATGCGTTTCTGGGCCCTGGGCTTCCGCCATGGCCGCCAGGCCACCTTCCAGGCCACCCGCCTGGCGGCGACCGTCCTGTCTCGGGAGGGTTTCCGGTTCATGGGGCCCCACGGCCCCACCCCGCTGCCACCCGTCGACGAACCCGTTCCAGGCCCCACGCTCATGGGCGAACTCATCCAGAACCTGGGCCTGCCCAGCCACTGGATGGAAGACCTGCGCCCTCATCTGCGCCTGCGCCCGGTGGCCCCAGGCGAAGCCGTCATTCGAGAGGGAGATCCGGGCAACTCGCTCTTCGCCGTGCACCGGGGCACCCTGCAGGTGGTTCACCCGGAAGAACGGCTGGAGCCGTACACGGGCATCTACTGGAAGGCCGTGGCGGACCTGGGGCCCGGCCAGTGGTTCGGGGAGGCCAGCCTCCTGACGGGCGCGCCTCGCAATGCCACGGTGGTGGCCCTCACCGAGGCCGCCATCCTCGAATTGCCCAAGGAGGCCTTCGACCATTCGCTGCGCCGGGAGCCAGAACTGTTGGAACAACTGATAGATCTCATGGACCGGCGGGAACGGGAAACCACCGCAGCGGTTCCACCCAAAGAAGGCCGTCGAAACCAATGGACCCGACAGATCCGAGCGTGGTTCGGCCTGGATTGA
- the rplS gene encoding 50S ribosomal protein L19 has product MSHIIDQLEASLLRHDLPRIQPGDTVKVHVKVKEGEKERIQLFQGIVIGIKGGGMRTSFTVRKVASGVGVERIFPLNSPTIDKLEVVRHGKVRRAKLYFLREKLGKAGRLKERRSERAE; this is encoded by the coding sequence ATGAGCCACATCATCGATCAACTCGAAGCCAGCCTGCTTCGCCACGACCTGCCCCGCATCCAGCCCGGCGACACCGTCAAGGTGCACGTGAAGGTGAAGGAAGGCGAGAAGGAGCGCATCCAGCTCTTCCAGGGCATCGTCATCGGCATCAAGGGCGGCGGCATGCGCACCTCCTTCACCGTCCGCAAGGTTGCGAGCGGCGTGGGCGTGGAGCGCATCTTCCCCCTCAACAGCCCCACCATCGACAAGCTCGAAGTGGTCCGCCACGGCAAGGTTCGCCGCGCCAAGCTCTACTTCCTGCGCGAAAAGCTGGGCAAGGCCGGTCGCCTCAAGGAGCGCCGCTCCGAGCGCGCCGAATAG
- the rlmN gene encoding 23S rRNA (adenine(2503)-C(2))-methyltransferase RlmN translates to MAHAWDVPAPEAGSVVRPNAAGLGRQELGSLLGSLGEPAWRGGQLFSGLLRQRWTRWEQFSNLSKTLRARLETEVDLAWPAIVQSQTSSDGSTKHVFQLGDSRQVEGVHMPYDDRVTLCLSSQVGCAMGCTFCATGQMGIIRNLSAAEIVGQVMAMLLHHEHPADRPVNLVFMGMGEPLHNFDHLMAAFTTLTDPDGLAIPPRRITVSTSGLVSGIERLGTFAKRPRLALSLNGTTDEHRSRIMPVNRVWNLEALATALAHFPLQSGERITLEYVLLKGHTDGQEDGRRLAAFARRFPAKVNLIPFNPHEGSGFEAPEEARISALCKLLSEAEVPVSVRRSRGQDVAGACGQLVREGQPRHPKTR, encoded by the coding sequence ATGGCCCACGCGTGGGATGTTCCGGCCCCCGAAGCCGGCAGCGTTGTGCGCCCCAATGCCGCAGGTCTGGGTCGCCAAGAGCTGGGCTCGCTGTTGGGTTCGCTGGGCGAACCCGCCTGGCGAGGCGGCCAACTTTTCTCGGGCCTGCTGCGCCAGCGGTGGACCCGCTGGGAGCAGTTCTCGAACCTGTCGAAGACCCTTCGAGCGCGCCTGGAAACCGAAGTGGATCTGGCCTGGCCCGCCATCGTGCAAAGCCAGACCTCGTCCGACGGTTCGACCAAGCACGTCTTTCAGCTCGGGGATTCCCGTCAGGTTGAGGGCGTCCACATGCCCTATGACGACCGCGTCACCCTCTGCCTGTCCAGCCAGGTGGGTTGTGCCATGGGCTGCACCTTCTGCGCCACGGGGCAGATGGGCATCATCCGCAACCTCAGCGCCGCTGAGATCGTGGGCCAGGTGATGGCCATGCTCCTCCACCATGAACATCCCGCCGACCGGCCCGTGAACCTGGTGTTCATGGGCATGGGCGAACCCCTGCACAACTTCGACCATCTCATGGCCGCGTTCACCACCTTGACGGATCCCGATGGCCTGGCCATCCCACCCCGCCGCATCACGGTGTCCACCTCAGGGCTGGTGAGCGGCATTGAGCGCCTCGGCACCTTCGCCAAAAGGCCTCGCCTGGCTCTCAGCCTCAACGGCACCACGGATGAGCACCGCTCACGCATCATGCCCGTGAACCGGGTTTGGAACCTGGAGGCCCTGGCCACGGCTCTGGCCCATTTCCCGCTGCAATCCGGCGAGCGCATCACCCTCGAGTACGTGCTGCTCAAGGGGCACACCGATGGCCAGGAGGATGGCCGCCGGCTCGCCGCCTTCGCCCGCCGCTTCCCCGCCAAGGTGAACCTGATCCCCTTCAATCCCCACGAGGGTTCCGGCTTCGAGGCGCCAGAAGAGGCCCGCATCAGCGCCCTCTGCAAGCTGCTCTCCGAGGCGGAGGTGCCCGTGAGCGTCCGGCGCAGCCGGGGCCAGGATGTGGCCGGGGCCTGCGGCCAGCTGGTGCGCGAGGGGCAGCCCCGACATCCGAAAACGCGCTGA
- a CDS encoding exopolysaccharide biosynthesis protein, with translation MSSTPRPFFETLHALLDTEGGITLGELLDAAGEQTYGLLVLLLSLPNLIPGLNVGLAPVGGAALIALGAQLAWGRPHPWVPQRIQAQPIHKGRIKEALAKLEYQLNRFRWRGAEQRPLSPRWMGVLIAWTGFLLALPVPLPFGNLLPAAILCLLGAALLEERPAWAWIGAAAALANTLYFGLSFDLIIRAFLKAFHALVK, from the coding sequence GTGTCCTCCACACCGAGACCCTTTTTTGAAACCCTCCATGCCCTGCTCGACACCGAGGGCGGTATCACCCTGGGCGAGCTGCTGGACGCGGCGGGCGAGCAGACCTACGGCCTGCTGGTGTTGCTGCTCTCCCTGCCAAACCTCATTCCCGGCCTGAATGTGGGCCTTGCTCCCGTAGGCGGCGCGGCACTCATCGCCCTGGGCGCCCAGTTGGCGTGGGGACGGCCCCATCCCTGGGTGCCGCAGCGGATCCAGGCCCAGCCCATCCACAAGGGCCGCATCAAAGAGGCCCTTGCCAAACTGGAGTACCAGCTCAACCGCTTCCGCTGGCGGGGGGCAGAGCAGCGTCCCCTGAGCCCCCGCTGGATGGGCGTGCTCATCGCCTGGACGGGTTTCCTGCTGGCCCTTCCCGTGCCCCTGCCCTTTGGCAATTTGCTGCCCGCGGCCATCCTCTGCCTGCTGGGGGCCGCCCTGCTGGAGGAACGGCCGGCCTGGGCCTGGATTGGCGCAGCTGCAGCCCTCGCCAACACCCTCTACTTCGGCCTCAGCTTCGATCTCATCATCCGCGCCTTCCTGAAGGCCTTCCATGCCTTGGTGAAGTGA